The Acidobacteriota bacterium genome includes a window with the following:
- the rsmH gene encoding 16S rRNA (cytosine(1402)-N(4))-methyltransferase RsmH, producing the protein MTLHGGHTETEHLPVMRREVYDLLRCQPGGLYVDATVGLGGHSLGILERIRPGGRLIGIDRDKESLERASLRLAPFGSGFRLFHDNYKNLPLILNNLALPPVDGILLDLGVNSYQLLSSERGFSFQSDEMLDMRMDRTQQWTAADLVNNMSETELADIIYRYGEERHSRRIAAAIVRERKRAPITRCLQLAAVVSRAFRVRGHQSIHPATRTFQALRIAVNEELEGLEELLTDAFGFLRPGGRIVVLAFHSLEDRIVKRAFRRLAGQCVCDAAPELCTCPRTERGCILTPRPLTPGEEEVQTNPRARSARLRALERTEAPGPETGAGNRSPEEKPGDHDDRLGS; encoded by the coding sequence ATGACACTTCACGGCGGACATACGGAAACCGAACACCTTCCGGTGATGCGGCGGGAGGTCTATGACCTGCTCCGGTGCCAGCCCGGCGGGCTTTACGTCGACGCCACGGTGGGCCTCGGGGGACATTCCCTGGGGATCCTGGAAAGGATCCGGCCGGGCGGGCGGCTGATCGGCATCGATCGGGACAAGGAATCGCTCGAAAGGGCCTCCCTCCGGCTCGCGCCCTTCGGATCGGGCTTTCGCCTGTTTCACGACAACTACAAGAACCTGCCGCTGATCCTGAACAACCTGGCGCTGCCGCCCGTGGACGGCATCCTGCTCGACCTGGGGGTGAATTCCTACCAGCTGCTCTCCTCCGAGCGCGGGTTCAGCTTCCAGTCGGACGAGATGCTGGACATGCGCATGGACCGGACGCAGCAATGGACGGCGGCCGACCTGGTCAACAACATGTCGGAGACGGAGCTGGCCGATATCATCTATCGCTACGGCGAGGAGCGGCATTCGCGCCGCATCGCCGCCGCCATCGTGCGGGAGCGGAAGCGGGCCCCGATCACCCGGTGCCTTCAACTGGCGGCCGTCGTCAGCCGCGCCTTCAGGGTCCGCGGGCATCAGAGCATCCATCCTGCGACCAGGACCTTCCAGGCGCTGCGGATAGCGGTCAACGAGGAGCTGGAAGGGCTGGAAGAGCTGCTCACGGATGCCTTCGGATTCCTCAGGCCGGGGGGCAGGATCGTGGTCCTTGCCTTCCACTCCCTGGAAGACCGGATCGTCAAGAGGGCGTTCCGCCGGCTGGCCGGACAGTGCGTGTGCGATGCCGCGCCGGAACTGTGCACCTGCCCCAGGACGGAGAGGGGGTGCATCCTCACCCCGCGTCCCCTGACGCCGGGGGAGGAGGAAGTGCAGACCAACCCCAGGGCCCGCAGCGCGCGGCTGAGGGCCCTGGAGCGAACCGAAGCGCCCGGCCCGGAAACGGGGGCCGGAAACAGATCGCCCGAAGAAAAACCTGGAGATCACGATGACAGACTGGGCAGCTAG
- a CDS encoding cell division protein FtsL — protein MTDWAASIEARNYGIRREIDARMLWEMLGTIAALALIAGAFLFYSWVRGQIVHIGYESQSLFAREEALVRTQKRLILEEETLASPERIDILARNELEMAPLRPNQVILPSARRAEPGAYALALADAGDTGPGKLNQGPRSGGNRSN, from the coding sequence ATGACAGACTGGGCAGCTAGCATAGAAGCACGCAACTACGGAATCCGGCGCGAAATCGATGCCCGCATGCTGTGGGAAATGCTCGGCACCATAGCCGCCCTCGCCCTGATCGCGGGAGCCTTTCTCTTCTACTCCTGGGTCCGCGGCCAGATCGTCCATATCGGATACGAAAGCCAGAGCCTGTTCGCCCGGGAGGAAGCGCTCGTGCGCACGCAGAAGAGGCTGATCCTCGAGGAGGAGACCCTCGCCAGTCCCGAACGGATCGATATCCTCGCCCGCAACGAACTCGAGATGGCGCCGCTGCGCCCGAACCAGGTCATCCTGCCGTCCGCACGCAGAGCCGAACCGGGGGCCTACGCCCTGGCGCTGGCCGATGCCGGGGACACAGGGCCGGGGAAGCTGAACCAGGGACCCCGATCGGGCGGCAACCGCAGCAATTGA
- a CDS encoding transpeptidase family protein, translating to MSDSGRSSRNSRIALVILGISFWGALILLRLVQLQVFEHPSYRLLASERQQVRRSIHAPRGVIYDSRMAELASSVTVSTAVAEPRRMKDIPAAARQLASILELDPRQLLARMSDPAHRSFTIVKRRIDPQAEARIEALDMDGVYFVDESMRVYPNRDLASHTLGFVNMNGDGGAGLELQYDSELKGSEGAYSFDVDARRRSFRVRVDKPPVQGRSLVLSIDKSIQYIADRELAAGVEASGAKAGTVIVMESETGRILALSNYPQFNCNKYNEYKADHWRNRAVSDMFEPGSTFKVVVATAALEAGLTHPDEMIDCQMGSIQIGGHRFRDHKAYGMLSFSQILEFSSNVGVAKLGLRLGEERLHEALRTFGFGSRTGVDLPGEIIGLVRDWHKWSGLSIGAISFGQEVGVTSMQILGAINSIANGGFRVRPSVVDRVIDENGDLVRVHEPERERIMSPRTAEAVTHAFEGVVVRGTGKRAALEGYRAAGKTGTAQKIVNGRYSATRYVASFIGFAPLPRPRITVLAQLDEPSRGHYGGDVSAPVFKRVTQEVLMQLRIPPDPGLPLPKPQPMASGSQDYRPDATPVRPMAPFPERRPPTRETPGVLSVRVDGDWVPLPDFRGRSKRDVLYQCVDIGIHLEARGSGIAVFQSPAPGTRIPRGETCSVTFVQANLEKAMAAAEEQYAAERADAQTSNDRP from the coding sequence ATGTCCGACAGCGGCCGCAGCTCCAGGAATTCGAGAATCGCTCTGGTGATCCTGGGGATTTCCTTCTGGGGCGCTCTCATCCTGCTCCGGCTGGTGCAGCTGCAGGTCTTCGAGCACCCCTCCTACCGCCTCCTGGCCTCCGAGCGGCAGCAGGTGCGCCGCTCCATCCACGCGCCGCGCGGCGTCATCTACGACAGCCGCATGGCCGAACTCGCCTCCAGCGTGACCGTGAGCACGGCCGTGGCCGAGCCGCGCAGGATGAAGGACATCCCCGCCGCCGCCCGGCAGCTGGCGTCGATCCTGGAACTGGACCCCCGGCAGCTCCTGGCCCGGATGTCCGATCCCGCCCACCGGAGCTTCACGATCGTCAAGCGCAGGATCGACCCCCAGGCCGAGGCCCGCATCGAAGCCCTCGACATGGACGGCGTCTATTTCGTGGACGAGAGCATGCGCGTGTACCCCAACCGGGACCTGGCCAGCCACACGCTCGGGTTCGTCAACATGAACGGGGATGGGGGCGCGGGACTGGAACTCCAGTACGACAGCGAGCTCAAGGGTTCGGAAGGCGCCTACTCCTTCGATGTCGACGCCCGCCGCCGCTCCTTCAGGGTCAGGGTCGACAAGCCCCCCGTCCAGGGGCGCAGCCTCGTGCTCAGCATCGACAAATCGATCCAGTACATCGCCGACCGGGAGCTGGCGGCAGGCGTGGAGGCGTCCGGGGCGAAGGCCGGGACCGTCATCGTGATGGAGTCGGAGACCGGAAGGATCCTCGCCCTTTCCAACTACCCGCAATTCAACTGCAACAAGTACAACGAGTACAAGGCCGACCACTGGCGCAACCGGGCGGTCTCGGATATGTTCGAACCGGGGTCCACGTTCAAGGTGGTCGTGGCGACCGCGGCCCTGGAGGCGGGGCTGACGCACCCGGACGAGATGATCGACTGCCAGATGGGTTCGATCCAGATCGGGGGCCACCGCTTCCGCGACCACAAGGCCTACGGGATGCTGAGCTTCAGCCAGATCCTCGAATTCTCCTCCAACGTGGGGGTCGCCAAGCTCGGTCTCCGGCTGGGGGAGGAGAGGCTGCACGAGGCGCTCCGCACCTTCGGCTTCGGCTCCAGAACCGGGGTGGACCTCCCGGGCGAAATCATCGGCCTGGTGCGCGACTGGCACAAGTGGTCGGGGTTGTCGATCGGCGCGATCTCCTTCGGGCAGGAAGTCGGGGTCACCTCGATGCAGATCCTCGGCGCCATCAACTCCATCGCCAACGGGGGGTTCCGGGTCCGCCCCTCGGTCGTGGACCGCGTGATCGATGAAAACGGCGACCTCGTCAGGGTGCACGAGCCCGAGCGGGAGCGGATCATGAGCCCGAGAACGGCGGAGGCGGTGACCCATGCCTTCGAGGGGGTGGTGGTGCGCGGGACCGGGAAACGGGCGGCGCTCGAGGGGTACCGCGCGGCCGGGAAGACGGGGACGGCCCAGAAAATCGTCAACGGGCGCTACTCCGCCACCCGCTACGTCGCCTCCTTCATCGGGTTCGCCCCGCTGCCGCGCCCCCGCATCACGGTGCTGGCGCAGCTCGACGAGCCCTCCAGGGGGCACTACGGCGGCGATGTCTCCGCCCCCGTCTTCAAGAGGGTGACCCAGGAAGTCCTGATGCAGCTCCGGATCCCCCCCGACCCCGGCCTGCCGCTGCCGAAGCCGCAGCCGATGGCCTCGGGTTCCCAGGATTACCGGCCCGACGCCACCCCGGTCCGTCCCATGGCCCCCTTCCCCGAGCGGCGCCCGCCCACGCGGGAAACGCCGGGGGTCCTCTCGGTGAGGGTGGACGGGGACTGGGTGCCCCTGCCCGACTTCCGGGGCCGGTCCAAGCGCGACGTCCTCTACCAGTGCGTCGATATCGGGATCCACCTCGAGGCCAGGGGGTCCGGGATCGCCGTCTTCCAGTCCCCCGCGCCCGGGACCCGGATCCCCAGGGGAGAGACCTGCAGCGTGACCTTTGTCCAGGCGAACCTCGAAAAAGCGATGGCGGCCGCGGAGGAGCAGTACGCGGCCGAGCGCGCGGATGCGCAAACGTCGAACGATCGGCCCTGA
- a CDS encoding UDP-N-acetylmuramoyl-L-alanyl-D-glutamate--2,6-diaminopimelate ligase, giving the protein MLLQEVLERIPGVRWNGRGDILIGGIAYDSRLVRAGDLFVAIRGEKEDGARFIGEALSRGAAAVASEAPSAPLPGEARIVVEDARAFLADVARVWYGDPCASLRLAAVTGTKGKTTCTYLLYSILRGAGLRSCLAGTIGMKIGDEEFPAKHTTPEAPDLYRFFRRAVDLGCTHGTLEVSSHALAQKRVYGARFAVGVFMNLTHDHLDFHRTMDAYFEAKMILFTPGNRNRLETAVINIDDTWGRKLAAAAGAGVLTFGFDRAADIRVLDFQSGFEGTRLRLGTPAGEARLRSPLIGRPNAYNIMAATGAALGLGLGLDDIGAGVAALAGVPGRMQRVEGGQDFLVLVDYAHSPDSLENVLRTARELPRRRLITVFGCGGDRDRAKRPVMGAIAAKWSDRVIATSDNPRTEDADSILREIEPGLEEGPAPFDVIPDRREAIAAAVAMARSGDIVVIAGKGHEDYQIIGTRTFPFDDREVAAQCLRNRPGTAPGEEAP; this is encoded by the coding sequence ATGCTGCTGCAGGAAGTGCTCGAACGGATCCCCGGCGTCAGGTGGAACGGGAGGGGTGATATCCTCATCGGGGGGATCGCATACGACTCGCGCCTGGTGCGGGCCGGGGACCTGTTCGTCGCCATCCGGGGAGAGAAGGAGGACGGGGCGCGCTTCATCGGCGAGGCCCTGTCCCGGGGAGCCGCGGCCGTGGCTTCCGAGGCGCCGTCCGCCCCCCTCCCGGGAGAGGCGCGCATCGTCGTCGAAGATGCGCGGGCGTTTCTGGCCGACGTCGCCCGCGTCTGGTACGGCGACCCCTGCGCGTCGCTCCGGCTCGCGGCCGTCACCGGGACCAAGGGGAAAACCACCTGCACCTACCTCCTCTATTCCATCCTCCGCGGCGCGGGGCTGCGCTCCTGCCTGGCGGGCACCATCGGGATGAAGATCGGCGATGAGGAGTTCCCGGCGAAGCACACCACCCCGGAAGCCCCCGACCTGTACCGGTTTTTCCGCCGGGCGGTCGACCTGGGGTGCACGCACGGAACCCTCGAAGTCTCCTCTCACGCCCTGGCGCAGAAAAGGGTCTACGGGGCGCGGTTCGCGGTGGGCGTGTTCATGAACCTGACGCACGACCACCTCGATTTCCACAGGACCATGGACGCCTACTTCGAGGCGAAGATGATCCTCTTCACCCCCGGCAACCGCAACCGGCTGGAAACCGCCGTCATCAACATCGATGACACCTGGGGCCGGAAACTCGCGGCCGCGGCGGGCGCGGGCGTCCTGACCTTCGGCTTCGACCGGGCGGCCGACATCCGTGTCCTCGACTTCCAGAGCGGTTTCGAAGGGACCCGGCTCCGCCTCGGGACTCCGGCGGGGGAAGCCCGTTTACGGTCCCCCCTGATCGGACGCCCCAACGCCTACAACATCATGGCCGCCACCGGCGCCGCCCTCGGCCTCGGCCTCGGCCTCGACGACATCGGCGCCGGCGTCGCGGCCCTCGCGGGGGTCCCGGGACGGATGCAGAGGGTCGAGGGGGGACAGGATTTCCTGGTGCTCGTCGACTACGCCCATTCCCCCGACTCGCTCGAAAACGTCCTGCGCACCGCCCGGGAACTCCCCCGCCGGAGGCTCATCACCGTCTTCGGCTGCGGCGGCGACCGGGACCGTGCCAAGCGCCCCGTCATGGGCGCCATCGCCGCGAAATGGAGCGATCGCGTGATCGCCACCAGCGACAACCCGAGAACCGAGGACGCCGATTCCATCCTGAGGGAAATCGAACCGGGCCTGGAGGAGGGCCCCGCCCCCTTCGACGTCATCCCCGACCGCCGCGAGGCCATAGCCGCCGCCGTCGCCATGGCCCGGTCGGGCGACATCGTGGTGATCGCGGGGAAAGGGCACGAGGACTACCAGATCATCGGGACCCGGACCTTCCCCTTCGACGACCGGGAGGTGGCGGCGCAATGCCTCCGTAACCGCCCGGGAACCGCGCCCGGCGAGGAGGCGCCATGA
- a CDS encoding UDP-N-acetylmuramoyl-tripeptide--D-alanyl-D-alanine ligase encodes MTRLTAAQVQAGTGGALVAGSGGTLLAGVSIDTRTLRPGDLFFAIRGPNQDGHRFIPAALSAGALGVVAEKGYRHPGPFPPECVLIEVDDTHRALKSLAGSVRSRWSGTLVAVTGSMGKTTTRQFAAELLGAEFPVHQTPGNFNNLYGLPLALCGLGPHHRMGIFEMGMSAAGEIAEMCRIARPQVGILTNVAPVHLEFFDSVDSIARAKAELPENLPAGGLLIFNADDERVRAIAGRYPGKKISFGRSPAAEVRADGIRILGPEQTGFELTCPGYCGPAGIPFAGAHYVMNALPAVALGCRYGMKPEKIVAGLGKLHPVAMRGGILRFREGFAAIDDSYNSNPRALTQMIDTLSEMPYFSRRILVAGEMRELGEGSAGLHFECGLHAARRGVDLVVGVGGAAAEIVRAAVESGMPRSRARFFGDADAAAGFVTECVQPGDLVLIKGSRGVHMEKIVGSLCSLFPLADGPGPEKNG; translated from the coding sequence ATGACCCGGCTTACGGCGGCACAGGTGCAGGCGGGCACGGGCGGGGCGCTGGTCGCCGGAAGCGGCGGCACGCTCCTCGCCGGGGTTTCGATTGACACCCGGACCCTCCGCCCGGGCGATCTCTTCTTCGCCATCCGGGGACCCAACCAGGACGGGCACCGGTTCATCCCGGCAGCGCTCTCCGCGGGGGCGCTGGGGGTCGTAGCGGAGAAAGGCTACCGCCACCCCGGCCCGTTCCCCCCCGAATGCGTGCTCATCGAGGTCGACGACACCCACCGCGCATTGAAGTCGCTGGCCGGATCGGTGCGCTCACGCTGGTCCGGCACGCTCGTGGCCGTCACCGGGAGCATGGGCAAGACCACAACCCGGCAGTTTGCGGCCGAGTTGCTCGGAGCGGAGTTCCCCGTGCACCAGACTCCCGGCAACTTCAACAACCTCTACGGGCTCCCGCTGGCCCTCTGTGGCCTCGGCCCGCATCACCGCATGGGAATCTTCGAGATGGGAATGAGCGCGGCCGGGGAAATCGCCGAGATGTGCCGCATCGCCCGGCCCCAGGTCGGCATCCTGACCAACGTGGCCCCCGTCCACCTGGAATTTTTCGATTCGGTGGACTCGATCGCCCGGGCGAAGGCGGAGCTGCCGGAAAACCTCCCCGCCGGTGGGCTCCTCATCTTCAATGCTGATGACGAGCGGGTCCGCGCCATCGCCGGGCGCTACCCCGGGAAGAAGATCTCCTTCGGGCGCTCTCCCGCCGCGGAGGTCCGCGCGGACGGAATCCGGATCCTCGGCCCGGAGCAGACCGGCTTCGAGCTCACCTGCCCCGGCTATTGCGGCCCGGCCGGGATCCCGTTCGCCGGCGCCCACTATGTGATGAACGCCCTTCCGGCAGTGGCGCTCGGATGCCGTTACGGCATGAAGCCGGAAAAGATCGTCGCGGGCCTCGGGAAGCTCCACCCGGTGGCGATGCGGGGGGGGATCCTCCGCTTCAGGGAGGGGTTCGCGGCGATCGACGACTCTTACAATTCCAATCCCAGGGCGCTCACGCAGATGATTGACACCCTGTCGGAAATGCCCTATTTTTCGCGCCGGATCCTGGTCGCGGGCGAAATGCGCGAACTGGGGGAGGGTTCGGCGGGGCTCCATTTCGAGTGCGGCCTCCACGCCGCGCGCCGGGGGGTGGACCTGGTCGTAGGGGTCGGTGGCGCAGCGGCCGAGATCGTCCGCGCGGCGGTAGAGTCCGGGATGCCCCGGTCCCGGGCCCGTTTTTTCGGGGACGCCGACGCGGCGGCCGGCTTCGTCACGGAATGTGTGCAGCCGGGGGACCTGGTACTGATCAAGGGCTCGCGCGGCGTGCACATGGAAAAGATCGTCGGGAGCCTCTGCTCCCTCTTCCCGCTGGCCGACGGCCCGGGCCCGGAGAAGAACGGATGA
- the murD gene encoding UDP-N-acetylmuramoyl-L-alanine--D-glutamate ligase, with amino-acid sequence MNYRGKSVLVAGAGRSGVAAARFLLSRGAHVTLTDIRPRANLEPALGGLEELAARSGELTLELGGHREESFRSSDLVVVSPGIPLSLPLFDASRAAGVPLIAEVELAYRHIEGTIIGVTGSNGKTTTTALVAHLASAAGLRCRAAGNIGIPLIRYAGDSAPGDLYAVELSSFQLEAIDTFRPAIGAILNLTPDHLDRYPGFGEYVAAKQRLLMNQGAGDRAVLNADDPRTAAMAAAVSSRPVLFSRRRSLERGAFVRGGRVLYRDEDGERDLFPVEAVGLVGGHNLENVLAACAMAILAGVPAEGLEAGVRAFRGVEHRIEFVAELDGVRYYNDSKATNVDATAKALEAFPGNILLIAGGRDKEGDFASLRPLVRERVRRLVVIGEASDKLRRALADATAVSAAGSMEEAVSACRRAAGPGDVVLLAPACASFDMFRDYEERGLAFKEAVRAPIRGGQAGRRPGPSGEESHGL; translated from the coding sequence ATGAACTATCGCGGAAAGTCGGTACTGGTGGCGGGGGCGGGGAGGAGCGGAGTGGCCGCGGCCCGCTTCCTGCTGTCGCGCGGGGCCCACGTCACCCTCACCGACATCCGGCCGAGGGCGAACCTGGAACCCGCCCTCGGCGGGCTCGAAGAGCTGGCCGCCCGGTCCGGGGAGCTGACACTGGAACTCGGGGGACACCGGGAGGAGAGCTTCCGCAGCTCGGACCTGGTCGTGGTCAGCCCGGGCATCCCCCTGTCGCTCCCCCTCTTCGACGCCAGCCGGGCCGCCGGGGTCCCCCTCATCGCCGAGGTCGAACTGGCCTACCGCCACATCGAGGGGACGATCATCGGGGTCACGGGTTCCAACGGCAAGACGACGACGACGGCCCTGGTGGCCCACCTGGCCTCCGCCGCCGGACTTCGCTGCCGCGCCGCCGGCAACATCGGAATCCCCCTCATTAGGTATGCCGGGGACTCCGCTCCCGGAGATCTCTACGCCGTGGAGCTGTCCAGCTTCCAGCTGGAGGCGATCGACACCTTCCGGCCCGCGATCGGCGCGATCCTGAATCTCACCCCCGATCACCTGGACCGGTACCCCGGGTTCGGGGAGTACGTCGCCGCGAAACAGCGCCTGCTCATGAACCAGGGGGCCGGGGACCGGGCGGTGCTGAACGCCGACGACCCGCGCACGGCCGCCATGGCGGCCGCCGTGAGCTCCCGCCCGGTGCTGTTCAGCCGGCGCCGGTCTCTCGAGCGGGGGGCCTTCGTGCGCGGCGGCCGCGTCCTCTACCGCGACGAGGACGGGGAACGGGACCTCTTCCCCGTCGAGGCCGTCGGCCTCGTGGGGGGGCACAACCTGGAAAACGTGCTCGCGGCCTGCGCCATGGCGATCCTGGCCGGGGTCCCGGCCGAGGGCCTCGAGGCCGGCGTCCGCGCCTTCCGGGGGGTGGAGCACCGGATCGAGTTCGTCGCGGAGCTGGACGGGGTGCGCTATTACAACGATTCCAAGGCCACCAACGTGGACGCGACCGCCAAAGCCCTGGAGGCTTTCCCCGGCAACATCCTCCTGATCGCCGGGGGGCGGGACAAGGAGGGCGATTTCGCCTCCCTGCGCCCCCTCGTCCGCGAACGTGTCCGGCGCCTCGTGGTGATCGGCGAGGCGTCGGACAAGCTCCGCCGGGCCCTGGCTGACGCGACGGCCGTTTCCGCCGCCGGATCGATGGAAGAGGCGGTGTCGGCCTGCCGGCGGGCGGCCGGGCCCGGAGACGTGGTCCTGCTGGCCCCCGCCTGCGCCAGTTTCGACATGTTCCGGGATTACGAAGAGCGCGGGCTCGCGTTCAAGGAAGCGGTCCGCGCCCCGATCCGGGGCGGGCAGGCCGGGCGGCGCCCCGGTCCCAGCGGGGAGGAGTCCCATGGCTTATAA
- the ftsW gene encoding putative lipid II flippase FtsW produces the protein MAYKPSSDKVLFFTAGFLAIFGLVMVYSASSVKAASEHGMSSYFFLRQLAFAAGGLVLMYGMMKIDYRHWQKPKVLAAFLSVCAALLLLVLTQPEINAAHRWLHFGGFTFQPSEIAKLAVLMFVAWFLHRHEGEINRFARRLLPLGLAVGFFAVLIAVEPDLGQALCLCLIVAVLLYVAGLSWRYFAGAAAMAIPAFYYFVVKVPYRWDRIQAFRNPFEDPMGTGWQITQSLIAVGSGGLTGLGLGAGRQKLFYLPEASSDFIFAVIGEEMGLVGTTLVVAGFLIYFLRGTRIALRSRDRFGFYLALGITLMVTLQGFINISMVLAMTPTKGIALPFMSQGGSSLWLNMLATGVLLNLSYQNKLAEGAG, from the coding sequence ATGGCTTATAAACCGAGCAGCGACAAGGTCCTCTTCTTCACCGCCGGGTTTCTGGCCATCTTCGGCCTGGTGATGGTGTATAGCGCGTCCTCGGTCAAAGCCGCGTCCGAACACGGCATGTCGTCCTACTTCTTCCTTCGCCAGCTGGCCTTCGCGGCGGGGGGCCTGGTGCTGATGTACGGCATGATGAAGATAGACTACCGCCACTGGCAGAAACCGAAGGTCCTGGCGGCCTTTCTGTCGGTCTGCGCCGCCCTCCTCCTCTTGGTCCTGACCCAGCCCGAGATCAACGCCGCCCATCGCTGGCTCCACTTCGGGGGCTTCACCTTTCAGCCCTCGGAAATCGCCAAACTCGCCGTGCTCATGTTCGTCGCCTGGTTCCTCCACCGGCACGAGGGGGAGATCAACCGGTTCGCCCGCAGGCTGCTCCCGCTGGGATTGGCCGTCGGCTTCTTCGCCGTCCTGATCGCCGTCGAGCCCGACCTGGGGCAGGCCCTCTGCCTCTGCCTGATCGTCGCCGTGCTCCTGTACGTCGCGGGGCTCTCCTGGCGCTATTTTGCCGGCGCCGCGGCCATGGCCATACCGGCTTTTTACTATTTCGTGGTCAAGGTCCCCTACCGCTGGGACCGGATCCAGGCTTTCCGGAACCCGTTCGAGGACCCGATGGGTACGGGATGGCAGATCACCCAGTCCCTGATCGCCGTCGGCAGCGGGGGGCTGACGGGCCTGGGCCTGGGCGCCGGCAGGCAGAAGCTCTTCTACCTCCCGGAGGCGAGCAGCGATTTCATCTTCGCCGTCATCGGGGAGGAGATGGGCCTGGTCGGCACCACCCTGGTCGTGGCCGGCTTTCTGATCTATTTCCTCCGCGGGACCCGCATCGCCCTCCGCTCCAGGGACCGCTTCGGCTTCTATCTTGCCCTGGGCATCACCCTCATGGTCACGCTGCAGGGGTTCATCAACATCTCCATGGTGCTGGCGATGACGCCGACCAAGGGGATCGCGCTGCCGTTCATGAGCCAGGGGGGGAGTTCGCTCTGGCTGAACATGCTGGCCACGGGCGTGTTGCTCAACCTGTCGTACCAGAACAAACTGGCGGAGGGCGCGGGATAG
- a CDS encoding UDP-N-acetylmuramate--L-alanine ligase, which produces MFRKIQRLHFVGIGGIGMSGIAELLLNLGYQVSGSDLKPGPALDRLTALGGNIHLGHRADHVAGANVVVISSAVRSDNVEVAEARRLQIPVIPRAEMLAELMRLKYGIAVAGAHGKTTTTSMIATVLVAGGLDPTAVIGGRLNAFGSNAKLGKGDFLVAEADESDGSFLKLNPAIAVVTNIDREHLDHYADLEEIQSTFVAFANKVPFYGSVVLCLDDPNVQAVIPRIERRTITYGTSSQADLVASRVQFRDFGSECRIGRHGRPLGVLKLQVPGVHAILNALAAVAVALELDIPFEKAAGALESFQNADRRFQVRGKKGDVLVVDDYAHHPTEIVATLRAARQACDRRIVAVFQPHRYSRTRALAEDFARSFYHADVLVVLPVYAAGEDPIAGVDAESLVEGIKKFGHREVVYAPDAGSARKLLGQRLRDGDILLTLGAGDVWKLGEDFLKT; this is translated from the coding sequence ATGTTCCGGAAAATCCAGAGACTGCATTTCGTGGGGATCGGCGGCATCGGCATGAGCGGCATCGCCGAACTTCTCCTCAACCTCGGCTACCAGGTTTCGGGCTCCGACCTGAAGCCGGGCCCGGCGCTGGACCGCCTGACGGCCCTCGGCGGGAACATCCACCTGGGACACCGGGCGGACCACGTGGCGGGGGCGAACGTGGTCGTGATCTCCTCGGCCGTCCGGTCCGACAACGTCGAGGTGGCCGAAGCCCGGCGGCTGCAGATCCCGGTGATCCCCAGGGCCGAGATGCTGGCCGAACTGATGCGGCTGAAATACGGCATCGCCGTCGCCGGGGCCCACGGCAAGACCACCACGACCTCCATGATCGCCACCGTGCTGGTGGCCGGGGGACTGGACCCCACCGCCGTCATCGGCGGCAGGTTGAACGCCTTCGGGAGCAACGCGAAGCTGGGAAAGGGTGATTTCCTCGTCGCCGAGGCGGACGAAAGCGACGGCTCCTTTCTCAAGCTGAATCCCGCCATCGCCGTCGTGACCAACATCGACCGGGAACATCTCGATCACTACGCGGACCTCGAAGAGATCCAGTCCACCTTCGTCGCCTTCGCGAACAAGGTCCCTTTCTACGGGAGCGTCGTCCTCTGCCTGGACGACCCGAACGTCCAGGCGGTCATTCCGCGCATCGAGCGCCGGACGATCACCTACGGGACCAGCAGCCAGGCCGACCTCGTCGCCTCCCGCGTCCAGTTCCGCGATTTCGGCTCCGAGTGCCGCATCGGGCGCCACGGCCGGCCGCTCGGCGTTCTCAAGCTGCAGGTGCCGGGGGTCCACGCGATCCTGAACGCGCTGGCGGCCGTGGCCGTGGCGCTGGAACTGGACATCCCCTTCGAAAAGGCGGCCGGGGCCCTGGAATCCTTCCAGAACGCGGACCGGAGGTTCCAGGTCCGGGGGAAGAAGGGGGACGTCCTGGTGGTGGACGATTACGCTCACCACCCGACGGAGATCGTGGCCACCCTGCGCGCCGCGCGCCAGGCGTGCGACCGCCGCATCGTCGCGGTCTTTCAGCCCCACCGTTACAGCCGGACCCGGGCGCTCGCGGAGGACTTCGCCCGCTCCTTCTACCACGCCGACGTGCTTGTCGTGCTCCCCGTCTACGCCGCGGGCGAGGACCCCATCGCGGGGGTGGACGCCGAAAGCCTGGTCGAGGGGATCAAGAAATTCGGCCACCGGGAGGTCGTGTACGCACCGGACGCCGGGAGCGCGCGGAAACTTCTCGGGCAAAGGCTCCGGGATGGAGATATACTGCTGACCCTGGGAGCCGGTGACGTCTGGAAACTGGGAGAGGACTTTTTGAAGACATAG